The following proteins come from a genomic window of Sphaerisporangium rubeum:
- a CDS encoding TIGR03619 family F420-dependent LLM class oxidoreductase yields the protein MKIGFGVPVSGTWATPGNMVAVARRAEELGYASLWTFQRLLHPAGEPLAPVYRSVQDPVVTLSFLAGVTSRIRLGVAVLNMPFYSPPLLAKQLATLQEVSRGRLDAGLGLGWMPEEYTASGVTMAARGRRAVEYLHVLRRLWTEDLVSHKGEFYDIPPSSQDPKPVPPPPVLLGGTAPAALRRAGELADGWISSSRADLDTLPEQIYIVKEAAREAGRDPGELRFVCRGVVRVGAARDGERTRLTGTPDQIRDDIEAVAATGMTELFLDLNFDPAVGAPDADPDAAMRRAEEALEAFAPR from the coding sequence ATGAAGATTGGGTTCGGGGTACCGGTGTCGGGGACCTGGGCGACGCCGGGGAACATGGTGGCGGTGGCGCGGCGGGCCGAGGAGCTCGGGTACGCGTCGCTGTGGACGTTCCAGCGGCTGCTGCACCCGGCGGGGGAGCCGCTGGCGCCGGTGTACCGCAGTGTGCAGGACCCGGTGGTGACGCTGTCGTTCCTCGCCGGGGTGACCAGCAGGATCCGGCTCGGGGTCGCCGTGCTCAACATGCCGTTCTACTCGCCGCCGCTGCTCGCCAAGCAGCTCGCCACCTTGCAGGAGGTGTCGCGGGGACGGCTGGACGCGGGGCTCGGGCTCGGCTGGATGCCGGAGGAGTACACCGCGAGCGGGGTGACGATGGCGGCGCGCGGCCGGCGTGCCGTGGAGTACCTGCACGTGCTGCGGCGGCTGTGGACCGAGGACCTGGTGTCGCACAAGGGCGAGTTCTACGACATCCCGCCGTCCAGCCAGGACCCCAAACCGGTGCCGCCGCCACCGGTCCTGCTCGGCGGCACCGCTCCGGCGGCGCTGCGGCGCGCGGGTGAGCTGGCGGACGGGTGGATCAGCTCCAGCCGTGCCGACCTGGACACGCTCCCCGAGCAGATCTACATTGTGAAGGAAGCGGCTCGTGAGGCCGGCCGCGACCCCGGCGAGCTGCGCTTCGTCTGCCGAGGCGTCGTCCGCGTCGGCGCGGCGCGGGACGGGGAACGCACCAGGCTGACCGGCACGCCTGACCAGATCAGGGACGACATCGAGGCCGTCGCCGCCACCGGCATGACCGAGTTGTTCCTCGACCTCAACTTCGACCCCGCCGTCGGCGCACCCGACGCCGACCCCGACGCCGCGATGCGCCGCGCCGAGGAGGCGCTGGAGGCGTTCGCGCCGCGCTGA